One window from the genome of Pararhizobium gei encodes:
- a CDS encoding VOC family protein produces the protein MRYLHTMVRVKDLDAALHFWSTIFGLVEIRRIENEKGRFTLVFLAATGDLDRARSELSPCLELTYNWDTEDYAGGRNFGHLAYEVDDIYATCQKLMDSGVTINRPPRDGHMAFVRSPDGISIEILQKGESLSPQEPWLSMPNTGSW, from the coding sequence CGATGGTTCGCGTCAAAGATCTCGACGCCGCGTTGCATTTCTGGAGCACGATCTTCGGGCTTGTGGAAATCCGCCGTATTGAAAATGAGAAGGGCCGTTTCACTCTGGTTTTCCTGGCGGCAACCGGCGATCTCGACCGTGCCAGATCGGAGCTCTCGCCCTGCCTCGAACTCACGTACAACTGGGATACCGAAGATTATGCCGGCGGGCGCAATTTTGGACACCTCGCCTACGAGGTCGATGACATCTACGCGACCTGCCAAAAGCTCATGGACAGCGGCGTGACGATCAACCGTCCCCCACGTGACGGCCATATGGCTTTCGTACGTTCTCCCGACGGCATTTCGATCGAAATTCTTCAAAAAGGCGAAAGCCTTTCGCCGCAGGAGCCCTGGCTCTCGATGCCGAACACCGGCTCCTGGTAA
- a CDS encoding LL-diaminopimelate aminotransferase, producing the protein MEEFHKVRRLPPYVFEQVNRLKASARASGADIIDLGMGNPDLPTPKAIVDKLCEAVQDPRTHRYSSSKGIPGLRRAQAAYYARRFGVKLNPDTQVVATLGSKEGFANMAQAITAPGDVILCPNPTYPIHAFGFLMTGGVIRSISVEPDDTFFPPLERAIRHSIPKPIALVINYPSNPTAHVATLDFYKEVVAFAKKHDIVILSDLAYSEIYFDGVLPPSVLEVPGAMDNTVEFTSMSKTFSMPGWRMGFAVGNERLIAALTRVKSYLDYGAFTPIQVAATHALNGDGSDIAEVRNIYRRRRDVLVESFGKAGWDIPPPAATMFAWAKIPEKFRHLGSLEFSKLLVEKADIAVAPGIGFGEQGDDYIRIALVENEHRIRQAARSLKKFLSTADDTLHNVISLNAHR; encoded by the coding sequence ATGGAAGAGTTTCACAAAGTCCGGCGTCTGCCGCCTTATGTTTTCGAACAGGTCAACCGTTTGAAAGCCAGCGCGCGAGCGAGTGGAGCCGACATCATCGACCTTGGCATGGGCAACCCGGATCTGCCGACACCGAAAGCCATCGTCGACAAGCTTTGTGAAGCCGTTCAGGACCCGCGCACCCATCGCTATTCGTCCTCCAAGGGCATTCCCGGTCTGCGTCGCGCGCAGGCCGCCTATTATGCCCGCCGCTTCGGCGTCAAGCTGAATCCCGATACACAGGTTGTGGCGACGCTGGGTTCGAAGGAAGGCTTTGCCAATATGGCGCAGGCGATCACAGCGCCCGGCGACGTTATTCTTTGCCCGAACCCGACCTATCCGATCCATGCCTTCGGCTTCCTGATGACCGGCGGCGTGATCCGGTCGATTTCCGTCGAGCCGGACGACACGTTTTTTCCGCCGCTGGAGCGAGCGATCCGTCATTCGATCCCAAAACCGATCGCGCTGGTCATCAACTACCCGTCCAACCCGACGGCACACGTCGCGACGCTCGATTTCTACAAGGAAGTCGTCGCCTTCGCCAAGAAGCACGACATCGTCATCTTGTCTGACCTGGCCTACTCGGAAATCTATTTCGATGGCGTGCTGCCACCGTCGGTTCTCGAAGTCCCCGGCGCAATGGACAACACCGTCGAGTTCACGTCGATGTCGAAGACATTTTCCATGCCCGGCTGGCGCATGGGCTTTGCCGTGGGCAATGAAAGGCTGATCGCCGCGCTGACCCGCGTGAAATCCTATCTTGATTATGGAGCCTTCACGCCGATCCAGGTCGCGGCCACGCATGCCTTGAACGGCGATGGCTCGGATATTGCCGAGGTGCGCAATATCTATCGCCGCCGCCGCGACGTTCTGGTCGAAAGCTTCGGCAAGGCGGGATGGGATATTCCGCCGCCGGCTGCGACCATGTTTGCCTGGGCGAAGATTCCGGAAAAATTCCGCCATTTGGGCTCGCTCGAATTTTCCAAGCTCCTGGTGGAAAAGGCGGATATCGCCGTTGCACCGGGCATAGGATTCGGGGAACAGGGCGACGATTACATCCGCATCGCATTGGTTGAAAACGAACATCGCATCCGGCAGGCTGCCCGCAGCCTGAAAAAGTTTCTGTCGACCGCCGACGATACGCTGCACAATGTGATTTCGCTGAACGCCCATCGCTGA
- the recJ gene encoding single-stranded-DNA-specific exonuclease RecJ: MNELPDPVQRAFLGVERSVSGQRWVSRLDQAGQNRALAIAQVHGFSDLIARVLAGRSVTMDDAVAFMDPTIRSLMPDPDTLTDCTKAADRLVLAIRRREKVAIFGDYDVDGAASSALLYRFLHHFGIEAEIYIPDRIFEGYGPNPAAINQLIDNGAQLLVTVDCGSTSHESLAVAAARGVEVIVVDHHQVSAELPPCLALVNPNREDDLSGQGHLCAAGVVFLVLVNTMRRLRESGDARVASFDLLALLDLVALATVCDVVALKGLNRAYVVKGLVAARHMQNPGLAALFRKAGLGGPVTPYHFGFLIGPRINAGGRIGDAALGSRLLTLDDANAADAIAARLDELNRERQVMETAMLAEAEAEALAEYGTGEAASIIVTAHENWHPGIVGLLAARLKEKFRRPAFAIAFDPNGKGTGSGRSISGFDIGRVVRAAVENGLLLKGGGHAMAAGLTVERANLGRLRHFFEERAQTAIKDLVSTETLKIDAALGASAANLALVDQLEQAGPYGAGHPQPIFALPAHRIRDTRQVGTSHIKVTLEGQDGSRIDGMAFRAFETPLGDLLLSARGMTIHVAASISADMWQGTRRVQLRIIDAAKAF, encoded by the coding sequence ATGAACGAACTGCCAGATCCAGTCCAGCGGGCCTTTCTAGGCGTCGAGCGCTCGGTCAGCGGCCAGCGCTGGGTGTCGCGCCTCGACCAGGCGGGGCAGAACCGCGCGCTCGCCATCGCCCAGGTCCATGGCTTTTCGGACCTGATCGCCCGTGTCCTGGCCGGCCGCAGTGTCACAATGGACGATGCAGTTGCCTTCATGGATCCGACCATCCGTTCGCTGATGCCGGATCCCGACACGCTGACGGATTGCACCAAGGCGGCTGATCGACTGGTCCTAGCTATCCGCAGACGGGAAAAGGTGGCGATCTTCGGCGATTATGACGTCGATGGTGCCGCATCCTCGGCTCTCCTGTACCGGTTTTTGCATCATTTCGGAATTGAAGCGGAAATCTACATTCCGGACAGGATCTTCGAAGGTTACGGGCCTAACCCGGCTGCCATCAACCAGTTGATAGACAATGGCGCGCAATTGCTCGTGACCGTCGATTGCGGTTCCACCAGCCACGAATCGCTTGCTGTTGCTGCGGCGCGGGGAGTGGAGGTGATCGTTGTCGACCACCACCAGGTGAGTGCCGAACTGCCGCCTTGCCTTGCACTGGTCAATCCCAACCGGGAGGACGATCTGTCGGGGCAGGGGCATCTCTGCGCAGCCGGCGTGGTTTTTCTTGTTCTGGTCAATACCATGCGTCGCCTGCGGGAAAGCGGAGACGCACGCGTCGCCTCCTTCGATCTTCTTGCTCTTCTCGATCTCGTGGCGCTTGCGACCGTCTGCGACGTCGTCGCCTTGAAGGGCTTGAACAGGGCCTATGTCGTCAAGGGACTGGTTGCAGCGCGGCACATGCAGAATCCCGGTCTGGCAGCACTGTTTCGCAAAGCCGGTCTGGGCGGACCCGTAACACCCTATCATTTCGGCTTCCTGATCGGGCCGCGCATCAATGCAGGGGGCCGGATCGGCGACGCAGCGCTCGGGAGCAGATTGCTGACGCTGGACGACGCAAATGCGGCCGATGCAATAGCGGCACGGCTCGATGAACTCAATCGCGAGCGGCAGGTGATGGAAACCGCCATGCTTGCCGAGGCGGAAGCCGAAGCGCTTGCGGAATATGGCACCGGCGAGGCCGCCTCGATCATCGTCACGGCGCACGAAAACTGGCATCCCGGAATTGTCGGCCTGCTTGCAGCGCGCCTGAAGGAGAAGTTTCGCCGGCCGGCCTTTGCGATCGCTTTCGATCCCAATGGCAAAGGGACGGGCTCGGGCCGGTCGATCAGCGGTTTCGACATCGGCCGCGTCGTCCGTGCCGCCGTGGAAAATGGCCTGCTTCTCAAGGGCGGCGGCCACGCGATGGCGGCAGGTCTGACCGTCGAGCGCGCCAATCTTGGCCGCCTGAGACATTTCTTCGAAGAGCGGGCTCAAACCGCAATCAAGGATCTTGTCTCCACCGAAACATTGAAGATCGACGCCGCGCTTGGAGCGTCCGCCGCCAATCTGGCGCTCGTTGATCAATTGGAGCAGGCTGGACCCTACGGCGCCGGCCATCCACAGCCGATCTTCGCGCTGCCGGCGCACCGCATCCGCGACACGCGCCAGGTCGGCACCAGTCATATCAAAGTAACCCTTGAGGGACAGGATGGATCACGAATAGACGGAATGGCCTTCCGCGCGTTTGAAACGCCTCTTGGCGACCTCCTGCTTTCGGCGCGTGGCATGACCATCCATGTGGCCGCCTCGATCTCAGCGGATATGTGGCAGGGAACCAGACGTGTCCAGCTTCGCATCATCGATGCTGCAAAGGCTTTTTAA
- a CDS encoding SHOCT domain-containing protein: MLVKRAAVFLGGAAFTLVLAGCNSTRTEPQPSAYSATMARPIAADVYPVIEGKKLAATTQMSNEEAAAQSSRLTALGSARSSGKISEAEYQRRLRELQALAADHGADTLKQIQN, translated from the coding sequence ATGCTGGTGAAGCGGGCGGCGGTCTTCCTTGGCGGAGCGGCTTTTACACTTGTTCTGGCGGGCTGCAATTCGACACGGACAGAACCGCAGCCGTCTGCCTATTCCGCGACAATGGCAAGACCCATTGCCGCTGATGTCTATCCGGTTATCGAGGGTAAAAAGCTGGCTGCCACCACACAGATGAGCAATGAAGAGGCCGCGGCCCAATCGTCCCGGCTGACGGCTCTCGGGTCGGCCCGTTCGTCCGGAAAAATCTCGGAGGCCGAATATCAGCGCCGCCTGAGGGAACTGCAGGCGCTTGCGGCTGACCATGGGGCCGATACGTTGAAGCAGATACAGAATTAG
- a CDS encoding D-Ala-D-Ala carboxypeptidase family metallohydrolase: MIRSFGCAAALTLSTLILPGCVSTAKDAAAVTEETVPAVASGDGEQSAPGNYQDQQVAATGNDPQPQGADVGQAMAPAGQNRTGSLPLETNGLNATAGSIFAARPASGGVQPQQSATGGSTDPLPVHQQTGVNPVTNSLFNSGQTGQQPLPLPVDGANNETNAENPVQQTAESGGVSDSIAASKVVAVPPGSSEAKQPAQRAAAGPTGVDVVETAGLSRGAAKARQDNNRDVGEQPKSLAALFAAKRNDDSPFDGDRFAKASKSTIIAKASQKPQKIAALGFTQLPGVQTTSMFATMDDAPTSHDDETDQVRLASLSGLARLAPSGLLLQTEKVETGCFQPELLQLLKVVETHYGRKVMVTSGLRDLKHNIAAGGRRASLHTACKAADIQVQGVSKWELSEYLRTIPGRGGVGTYCHTESVHIDTGAQRDWNWRCRRRQNS; encoded by the coding sequence ATGATCCGCAGTTTCGGCTGTGCGGCGGCCCTCACGCTCTCAACCCTTATTTTACCCGGCTGCGTTTCCACCGCGAAGGACGCTGCGGCGGTGACGGAGGAGACGGTTCCCGCCGTGGCCTCTGGCGATGGCGAACAGTCGGCTCCCGGGAACTATCAGGACCAGCAGGTGGCGGCGACCGGCAACGATCCCCAGCCGCAGGGCGCGGACGTCGGCCAGGCGATGGCGCCGGCCGGACAGAATCGGACGGGATCACTGCCTCTCGAAACCAATGGCCTTAACGCGACGGCCGGCAGCATCTTTGCTGCGCGGCCGGCCAGCGGCGGCGTTCAACCGCAACAATCCGCGACCGGCGGGAGTACGGATCCCCTGCCCGTGCACCAACAAACCGGCGTCAATCCCGTGACGAACAGCCTCTTCAACAGCGGCCAGACCGGGCAGCAGCCCCTACCCCTCCCTGTCGATGGCGCCAACAATGAGACGAATGCGGAAAACCCGGTGCAGCAGACCGCAGAGAGTGGCGGGGTATCGGATAGTATTGCAGCCTCCAAAGTCGTAGCCGTGCCGCCCGGTTCTTCGGAAGCCAAGCAACCGGCGCAGCGCGCTGCAGCGGGACCAACCGGCGTCGACGTCGTTGAGACGGCGGGCCTGTCCAGGGGTGCGGCCAAAGCTCGGCAAGACAATAATCGCGATGTGGGCGAGCAGCCGAAGTCGCTTGCGGCGCTGTTTGCAGCCAAGCGTAACGACGACAGCCCGTTCGACGGTGACCGATTCGCAAAGGCCTCAAAAAGCACAATCATTGCAAAAGCGTCGCAGAAGCCTCAGAAAATTGCAGCGCTTGGCTTTACGCAATTGCCCGGTGTCCAGACCACATCCATGTTCGCGACGATGGATGATGCACCCACCAGCCATGACGACGAGACGGATCAGGTACGATTGGCCTCCCTGTCAGGCCTCGCAAGGCTGGCCCCGAGTGGCCTCCTGCTGCAGACCGAAAAGGTCGAGACAGGGTGCTTTCAGCCTGAATTGCTGCAGCTTCTCAAGGTTGTGGAAACCCATTACGGACGCAAGGTCATGGTGACCTCCGGCTTGCGCGACCTTAAGCACAATATAGCGGCCGGCGGCCGGCGCGCTTCTCTTCATACGGCATGCAAGGCGGCCGATATCCAGGTGCAGGGCGTCAGCAAATGGGAGCTGTCGGAATATCTCAGAACCATTCCCGGCCGTGGTGGCGTGGGAACGTATTGCCATACGGAATCGGTTCATATCGACACTGGCGCACAACGGGACTGGAACTGGCGCTGCCGCCGTCGCCAAAATTCATAA
- a CDS encoding homoserine dehydrogenase has translation MSDALKIGIAGLGTVGASLVRILLERGEMLATTCGRAIEITAVTARDRNRDRGVDLSAMRWHDDALSLAQTAEIDVFVELMGGAGEPAYSAVKAALGRGIHVVTANKALLAAHGTELAGLAEDHGALLNYEAAVAGGIPVIKALRESLTGNTISRVYGIMNGTCNYILTKMEKEGLSFEACLKEAQRLGYAEADPAFDIEGNDTAHKLAILTSLAFGTAIAADDIYLEGITNISIDDIHAAADLGYRIKLLGVAQRTDSGIEQRVHPTMVPLNSVIAQVDGVTNAVAIESDILGELLMVGPGAGGNATASAVLGDIADIAKSRPGAQHVPAFGRPVKALAGYKRAEMQSHEGGYFIRLKVLDKTGVFAGIAKHMAENDISLESIVQHSKQQVETGEPQTIILVTHATTEQSVRRAVLSIKGEGFLVGDPQVIRIERPKAG, from the coding sequence ATGTCAGATGCCCTTAAAATCGGCATTGCGGGCTTGGGCACCGTTGGTGCCTCGCTTGTTCGTATTCTTTTGGAACGCGGAGAAATGCTGGCGACGACCTGCGGCCGCGCAATCGAAATCACAGCGGTTACTGCACGCGACCGGAATCGCGACCGTGGCGTCGATCTGTCCGCGATGCGCTGGCACGACGACGCGCTCTCGCTGGCGCAAACCGCCGAAATCGACGTTTTTGTCGAGCTGATGGGCGGAGCCGGGGAGCCGGCCTACTCTGCCGTCAAGGCGGCGCTCGGCCGCGGCATCCACGTCGTGACAGCCAACAAGGCATTGCTGGCCGCCCATGGCACCGAGCTGGCGGGCCTTGCCGAAGACCATGGTGCATTGCTGAACTACGAGGCTGCCGTGGCCGGCGGCATTCCGGTCATCAAGGCGTTGCGCGAATCCCTGACGGGCAACACGATTTCGCGCGTCTACGGCATCATGAACGGGACCTGCAACTACATCCTGACCAAGATGGAGAAGGAGGGGCTGTCCTTCGAGGCCTGCCTTAAGGAAGCGCAACGTCTGGGCTATGCCGAAGCCGATCCAGCCTTCGACATAGAAGGAAACGACACGGCACACAAGCTTGCCATTCTCACGAGCCTCGCCTTTGGCACGGCGATCGCGGCCGACGATATTTATCTCGAAGGCATCACCAACATCTCCATCGACGACATCCATGCTGCTGCCGATCTCGGATACAGGATCAAGCTGCTCGGTGTCGCCCAGCGGACCGATAGCGGCATCGAGCAGCGCGTTCACCCGACCATGGTGCCGCTCAATTCTGTTATCGCCCAGGTCGATGGCGTGACCAACGCGGTGGCGATCGAATCGGACATTCTGGGCGAGCTTCTGATGGTCGGCCCCGGTGCCGGCGGCAATGCGACAGCTTCGGCCGTGCTCGGAGATATCGCCGATATCGCGAAAAGCCGGCCGGGCGCCCAGCATGTGCCGGCCTTTGGGCGGCCGGTGAAGGCGCTCGCCGGCTACAAGCGGGCCGAGATGCAGAGCCATGAAGGCGGCTATTTCATACGGCTCAAGGTTCTGGACAAGACAGGCGTGTTCGCCGGCATTGCCAAGCATATGGCTGAAAACGATATTTCGCTGGAATCGATTGTCCAGCACTCCAAGCAGCAGGTCGAGACGGGCGAACCGCAGACGATCATTCTGGTAACCCATGCGACCACCGAACAGTCTGTTCGCAGGGCCGTCCTGTCGATCAAGGGGGAGGGCTTCCTCGTCGGCGACCCGCAGGTGATCCGGATCGAGCGACCGAAGGCCGGCTGA
- the phaC gene encoding poly(3-hydroxyalkanoate) polymerase subunit PhaC has protein sequence MAEDRKTGTDSGPGGDGFAGFDPKSVEPYIVRDPEALAINLARTVEHLGKAASAWLAPRESGEKTDLGTDPVVEMVKTLSKVSEYWLSDPRRTLEAQTALMGSFFSMWTRTLQKMGGEAVSDPDVVPRNDKRFADADWIANPFFDFLRQSYFITSDWADRMVRDAADLDEHTKLKAAFYVRQISSALSPANFVTTNPQLYRETVASSGANLVKGMQMLAEDIVAGKGDLKLRQTDTSKFTVGENIAVTPGKVITQSDVCQVLQYDASTETVLKRPLLICPPWINKFYVLDLNPQKSFIKWAVDQGHTVFVISWVNPDERHASKDWEAYAREGIGFALDTIRQSTGEEEVNAIGYCVGGTLLAATLALHATEGDTRIRSATLFTTQVDFTYAGDLKVFADEEQIAQIEERMKATGYLDGSKMAMAFNMLRASDLIWPYFVNNYLKGQEPSAFDLLYWNSDSTRMPAANHSFYLRNCYLENNLAKGKMLLAGKNVSLADITIPVYNLATKEDHIAPAKSVFVGSGLFGGDVTYVMAGSGHIAGVVNPPDKGKYQFWTGGSATGDFDDWVKAAKETPGSWWPHWQAWVEALDGDRVPARKTGGTLNSLEEAPGSYVRARA, from the coding sequence TTGGCAGAGGACAGGAAGACCGGGACTGATTCCGGTCCAGGCGGCGATGGCTTTGCCGGTTTTGACCCGAAATCCGTGGAACCCTACATCGTTAGAGATCCCGAGGCCTTGGCGATCAATCTGGCGCGGACTGTCGAACACCTCGGCAAGGCGGCGTCCGCCTGGCTGGCGCCGCGCGAGAGCGGAGAAAAGACAGATCTCGGCACGGATCCTGTGGTCGAGATGGTCAAGACCCTGTCCAAAGTTTCCGAATACTGGCTGTCCGATCCGCGGCGCACGCTGGAAGCGCAGACGGCCCTGATGGGCAGCTTCTTTTCGATGTGGACGCGGACGCTGCAAAAAATGGGCGGCGAAGCCGTCAGCGATCCCGATGTGGTGCCGCGCAACGACAAGCGCTTCGCCGATGCCGACTGGATAGCCAATCCCTTCTTCGATTTCCTGCGCCAGAGTTATTTTATCACATCCGATTGGGCCGACCGGATGGTACGCGATGCCGCCGATCTGGACGAACACACGAAACTGAAGGCAGCCTTCTACGTCCGTCAGATCTCAAGTGCGCTGTCGCCCGCTAATTTCGTCACAACCAATCCGCAGCTTTACCGGGAGACTGTCGCGTCCAGCGGTGCAAACCTCGTCAAAGGCATGCAGATGCTGGCCGAGGACATCGTTGCCGGCAAAGGCGACCTGAAGCTGCGCCAGACGGATACCAGTAAATTCACCGTCGGGGAAAATATTGCTGTCACCCCCGGCAAAGTCATTACCCAAAGCGATGTCTGCCAGGTGCTGCAGTATGACGCTTCGACGGAAACGGTTCTGAAAAGGCCGCTGCTCATTTGCCCGCCCTGGATCAACAAGTTCTACGTCCTTGATCTGAATCCGCAAAAATCCTTTATCAAATGGGCTGTCGATCAGGGCCACACAGTCTTCGTAATCTCCTGGGTCAACCCGGACGAGCGTCATGCCTCCAAGGATTGGGAAGCCTACGCGCGCGAAGGCATCGGCTTTGCGCTGGACACGATCCGGCAATCCACAGGTGAAGAAGAGGTCAATGCGATCGGCTATTGCGTCGGCGGCACATTGCTCGCAGCGACGCTTGCACTTCATGCGACCGAAGGCGACACGCGAATCCGTTCGGCAACGCTGTTCACCACGCAGGTGGACTTCACCTATGCCGGCGATCTCAAGGTCTTCGCAGATGAGGAGCAGATCGCGCAGATCGAGGAGCGGATGAAGGCGACAGGTTATCTCGACGGATCGAAGATGGCCATGGCCTTCAACATGCTGCGCGCCTCGGACCTGATCTGGCCCTATTTCGTCAACAACTATCTAAAAGGTCAGGAACCAAGCGCCTTTGACCTGCTGTACTGGAACTCCGATTCGACGCGGATGCCGGCGGCCAATCACTCCTTCTACCTGCGCAACTGCTATCTTGAAAACAATCTTGCCAAGGGAAAAATGCTACTTGCAGGGAAAAACGTGTCGCTCGCCGACATCACCATCCCCGTCTACAATCTCGCCACCAAGGAAGACCATATCGCGCCGGCCAAATCGGTCTTTGTCGGCAGCGGACTTTTTGGCGGCGACGTAACCTATGTCATGGCCGGGTCCGGCCATATCGCCGGCGTTGTCAATCCGCCTGACAAGGGCAAATACCAGTTCTGGACCGGAGGTTCCGCCACCGGCGATTTCGACGATTGGGTGAAGGCGGCGAAGGAAACGCCGGGGTCCTGGTGGCCGCACTGGCAGGCCTGGGTAGAAGCGCTCGACGGCGATCGCGTGCCCGCGCGCAAGACCGGCGGAACGCTGAACTCGCTGGAAGAGGCGCCAGGTTCCTATGTCAGGGCGCGAGCCTGA